In one Vulgatibacter incomptus genomic region, the following are encoded:
- a CDS encoding tetratricopeptide repeat protein, with protein sequence MAGSAWQFEEHAEAIVAFEEVERRFPDGELASKARFQIGVEQLALREPEAALASFVQALKRHPDPESVQAEISRARRQVPEARRLEHSQKNGIEG encoded by the coding sequence GTGGCCGGCAGCGCGTGGCAGTTCGAGGAGCACGCAGAGGCGATCGTCGCGTTCGAGGAGGTCGAGCGCCGCTTCCCGGACGGCGAGCTCGCCTCCAAGGCCCGGTTCCAGATCGGCGTGGAGCAGCTCGCGCTCCGTGAACCGGAGGCCGCCCTCGCCAGCTTCGTCCAGGCCCTGAAGCGCCACCCGGACCCGGAGAGCGTCCAGGCCGAGATCTCCCGCGCCCGGCGGCAGGTCCCGGAGGCTCGCCGGCTCGAGCACAGCCAGAAGAACGGCATCGAGGGCTGA